TATCATCTACACAGAACCCGCAGCTATCATATTCCACGCACTTCAGTAGCAACCATGGTCCGAAGCAAGTTTAAGGACGAGCACCCCTTTGGTGAGTCAGCTTCTGCTTGTCGCTGCGTCATCGCATGCCGGGCAATGTTTCGCATGTTGAAAGTGACTTGGTCCTGATCACTGTCTGTTTGCTGTGGATAGACAAACGAAAGGCCGAAGCGGAGAGGATCAGACAAAAGTATCAGGACAGGATTCCCGTGAGTCTAGTGTTCCCTTTCAGCTATCCTCGAGTTGCCACCGGTTCAGCAGCTTGGATGGCAACCTTGACGTCCGGTCGTGCAGGCTGACTATGGGCATACGCGCTATATAGGTCATTTGtgagaaggctgagaagagtgATATCCCAACGATTGATAAGAAGAAGTATCTCGTACCAGCCGTGAGTCTCATTTGAGCTTGTGAAAGGTGGCAGTATTAACAATGTTACTCATTAGGATCTCACTGTCGGGCAGTTCGTTTATGTCATCAGGCGAGCTGAGACCACTAAGTAGCGTGGGATGATGCTGATTTTCCTTGCAGGAAACGGATCAAGCTCGCGCCTGAAAAGgccattttcatctttgtTGACgatatccttcctccaacaGCGGCGCTTATGAGTTCAATCTATGATGAGCACAAGTAAGTTTATAATTCACCGGTACGCCTTCGAAGAATAATTGCTGACAAATGTGCTTACAGGGACGAAGATGGTATGCCGGAATCACCAGTTTGCCAGTGAACCCCAATTAATGTGTCTTTTAGGTTTCCTTTACGTCCTCTACGCTTCTGAGAACACCTTTGGCGACCTCGAACAGTACGCTATCGCCGAGTAAACCATCAACTGGTACGATAATACTGTTTCATTCGACATCTTGGAATCTGTTTTTGAGAACCTGTTTTTTGCAAAGGTTGTGGGACGTTTATTAAGCAAAGCAACTATGTTTAACTCGCGTGGCgaaaggcggaggaaggtgaaatctggaagatgatagcAGCGGAAGGTGAAGGCCGGTCAGATGAAGGAAACTGAAGGTGGGCTAGTAGTCAGCTTCTGTGTATGATTTGTATTATTCGAATGGATTGAACTATGATAACTAGTCCTAGCTCCAGGGGATGCCACCCATTTCAGATTTTTGATACCACGAGAGGAGGCTAAAGGAATGGATGGTTCTTGCCTTGCTTGGTACAGAATATGGACCTTACATAACCCGGTGCACCGAGAATCCACAAAATGTCGGCCCCCTTCAAAAATGGCAGCAGCTATGGTACATCAATGAATTAAACGATTCACTTCAGACATTATCATATGAAAAAACCGAATCCGCCGCCTCTCTAGTTCTTTTGCTTTGTCTCCTCCGTACCTTCATTATTAGCTCCCGA
This DNA window, taken from Cryptococcus deuterogattii R265 chromosome 3, complete sequence, encodes the following:
- a CDS encoding microtubule binding protein, giving the protein MVRSKFKDEHPFDKRKAEAERIRQKYQDRIPVICEKAEKSDIPTIDKKKYLVPADLTVGQFVYVIRKRIKLAPEKAIFIFVDDILPPTAALMSSIYDEHKDEDGFLYVLYASENTFGDLEQYAIAE